The window GCATCTTTCTTTCCTCTTGTTGAAAACAGGAATATAACCATTCAGGTAATGTACCCGGGGGCATCTCCCGAGGAGGTTGAAGAGGGGATAATTTTAAAAATTGAAGATAATCTTCGGGGTGTAACCGGAATTGACAGGTTTATTTCTAAATCGTCGGAGAATACAGGGAATATAACTGTAGAGATTTTGAAAGGTTCCGATATGGAGCAGGCTTATCGCGATGTAAAAAATGCGGTTGATCAGATAGCGTCTTTTCCGGCCGATATGGAACCTATTGTGGTTTTCAGAAATGAAAATCAGAATCCGGCGATGATGTTTGCAATTAGTGGGGAAGGAGTTTCATTAAATTCTTTAAAACAGACTGCGAGAAAAATAGAAGACGACCTGCGTTCTTTAGGGGGAATTTCGAAGGTGAATTTAGGCGGTTTTCCGGATGAAGAAATAGAAATAGCAGTAAATGAATCTAAACTGAGAGCTTTTAATTTAACATTCGAGCAGGTTGCTTCGGCTGTAAAAAAAGCAAATATTGATATTACGGGAGGTACAATTAAAGCAAAGAATGAGGAATACCTGATTCGTGGTAGGGCAAAACAATATTTTGCTCATGAAATTGATAATATTCTTGTGAAATCTGATAAAAAAGGTAGAAGCGTTTATTTACATGATATAGCTACAGTTTCTGATCGTTGGTCAGACTCGCCAAACGTAGTTGAAATAAATAGTGTAAAATCTGTCGATGTAACTATTCTTACTACTGATAATGAGGACCTGCTTGGAGTAGCTGAAAAAGTAAGAGATTACATCGATGAGTATAATTCAACACACGATGGTATTCAACTAACAATAACTCAGGATATGTCGGTTGCATTAAATGCACGTAAGCAGTTGTTGATCGATAACGGTATTTCAGGTATTATTTTAGTACTGATATTTTTATCAATGTTCCTTAATCCCCGGATGGCATTTTGGGTAGCTGCGGGTTTCCCGGTTTCATTTCTCGGGATGTTTGTTTTAGCATCGTTTTCAGGGGTCACTATCAATATAATTTCCTTATTCGGGATGATTGTGGTAATTGGTATTTTGGTTGATGACGGTATTGTGATAGCCGAGAATATTTATCATCATTACGAAAAAGGGAAGAATCCAATACAGGCTGCCGTAGATGGAACAATGGAGGTTTTACCTGCGATTTTGTCGGCTGTATTAACAACAATAATCGCTTTTTCTACTTTCTTTTTCTTAGATGGAAGATTGGCCGATTTTTTTGGTGAATTGGCTTTTGTAGTTATCGCAACATTGGGCATCTCATTGATTGAGGCCCTGGTTATTCTTCCTTCTCATCTGGCTCATTCAGGTGCTTTGAGGGGCGAACGTAAGCAAAATGCTCTTATCAGAACATTTGATAAGGCAATGTATTGGATGCGTGATAAGACTTATATTCCGGTTTTGAAGTATGTTGTAAAGAATAAAATTTTATCATTCGTAGTAATAATTTCTATTTTTATGTTGTCGATTGCTGCTGTAAAAGGAGGAAAGATTGGAGTTACTTTCTTCCCGGTTATGGAGCGTTCTAATATTGCTGTTACTTTGAAAATGCCTGCAGGGACAAAGGCAGATATAACTAAGTCGTGGTTAGAAAAAATACAGAAAGCAGCTCTGGAAAGCAACGAACATTATAGTTCAATGCGTGATGACAGCTTAGAGATAGTAGAAAATATTAAGCTAAAAGTAGGTCCTTCTACTTCTGATGGAGCATTAACATTGTTGTTACTGGAGTCTGAAATCA is drawn from Bacteroidota bacterium and contains these coding sequences:
- a CDS encoding efflux RND transporter permease subunit gives rise to the protein MRKIISHFIKYPISTNVLIFGFVVFGYFSMTKMGASFFPLVENRNITIQVMYPGASPEEVEEGIILKIEDNLRGVTGIDRFISKSSENTGNITVEILKGSDMEQAYRDVKNAVDQIASFPADMEPIVVFRNENQNPAMMFAISGEGVSLNSLKQTARKIEDDLRSLGGISKVNLGGFPDEEIEIAVNESKLRAFNLTFEQVASAVKKANIDITGGTIKAKNEEYLIRGRAKQYFAHEIDNILVKSDKKGRSVYLHDIATVSDRWSDSPNVVEINSVKSVDVTILTTDNEDLLGVAEKVRDYIDEYNSTHDGIQLTITQDMSVALNARKQLLIDNGISGIILVLIFLSMFLNPRMAFWVAAGFPVSFLGMFVLASFSGVTINIISLFGMIVVIGILVDDGIVIAENIYHHYEKGKNPIQAAVDGTMEVLPAILSAVLTTIIAFSTFFFLDGRLADFFGELAFVVIATLGISLIEALVILPSHLAHSGALRGERKQNALIRTFDKAMYWMRDKTYIPVLKYVVKNKILSFVVIISIFMLSIAAVKGGKIGVTFFPVMERSNIAVTLKMPAGTKADITKSWLEKIQKAALESNEHYSSMRDDSLEIVENIKLKVGPSTSDGALTLLLLESEIRNLASDEIVRDIKKRLGPTYGVEFLSFGSGSHFGKPISVAFLGSDLEELELAKEELKTELGNIPALRDIMDNDPAGIKEINVTLKEKAYLMGLTLQDVLGQVRSGFFGREVQRLQRGRDQVKIWVRYDEDYRTSISNLDDMRITTPAGDRIPFGEIASYEIERGTVSIAHLDGKREIKVEADLMDENTSASDMLAEVSNNIVPKILAKYPTVTAKYEGQNREAEKTKKKLNVVLSVAFFLIFAVITFTFRSFGQTTLIMLLIPFSSVGVVWGHWLHGMQVNFLSGLGIVALIGILVNDSLVLVSKLNSYLKQGESFNEAIIHAGFSRFRPIFLTSLTTVAGLAPLIFFEKSLQAQFLIPMAISIAYGIAFATLLTLLLLPVMLVSFNNLKRFIHWIWEGEKVSAEYVERAIKELKSEKHAEENK